Below is a window of Pochonia chlamydosporia 170 chromosome 7, whole genome shotgun sequence DNA.
GTCGTCAATTTCCTCAATAACACGCTCTTTTGGGTTGAATGGCTTGGCTATCTCTTGCGGGGCTGTCGGAATGGGGTGTTTCGCAATGATAGCGTCTGCTCCTGATGTGAAGAAGCACTTCAGGTCTGGTCGAGGATCGAGGGATAGAATTGGCTGCGAATGGGCCTGTGTTTTATATGTCAAGACCCAATCTCCCTCCAGTGTCAATTGGTGAACAGAAGTGTATCCATTTTCAAATGCAGCAATCAAAGTCAGGCGACTTTCGTGGTGCATCAAGGATAGGCTCATTGCCATGCCATTCTTTGCCCCCGGATTCACGGTGTGTATTCGCTTCTGTGAGGGCAGGGTATATATATCAACCTGTCAGGTTAGCGCCTGAGCTCATGGTGAAACGAAAGGGTGGCAGGACAAACGGCTTCAGATGCAAGGGTATTTGGCACAGCTATAAGAATTTCGGGGGAGTCTCCGAGAAAACGAGAGTACTGAGAGTGCCCTGATGAACATGCGGCGAATGAACAAAAGTTCATCGTGTTTACTTCCAGCAGATGAACGACCCAGGGCCGACGCCTGTCCACATCTGGGCCGTCCAGAGGCAAGGCTGTGCTCAGGCTACATTCATCCTCTTGGGTGATTTTCCAAACAACCAGCTTGTGATCTCTACCATGACTTTTGCAATGTTAGCTAGCCGTAATCCCTCGCTCAAATGTATTTGCCCAAACTAGGGCTGCAGGGTCCCTGGTGGTTACATACGTTATGACTTTGTCATCCCCCCATCCTCGGATGCCCAAGATTGCATTCTCATGCGCACGCCAAACAGCTCTGGCTCTCATAATTGTAAGATCCCAGAGAACCACAAAGCCTTCCGAGTCTCCCGTCACAAGCCGCTCATTCTGCCTGATGAAAGCAGCCGCATGGATGGCGGCCTTGTGTCCGCGAAGGATGAATTTTGGGGCCGGTGCAGGGTTGGCCATTTTTTCAACCAGCACACACGCAGTCAGACCGACACCAACGTCGTGACTGCTAGGTCGTGATCATACTGGGCCTTCAGCGCATATCAAAATTGATAGTACTTGATCCTTAGCACCTGGGTTTGGATCTTCTGCAAAGTTTGGAAGAGGAAGGCGACGAGGCTCAAGTCGAGGCTCAACTGCATGGAGAAGGCGTCACGTGCGAGTTTCATCCACAACCTTTCCCAACTCTCGAGTCTCGACTTGACTCTCGACGTCGATCCGTTAGGAAACAAAAATTGGCCCATCGTAGGTAGGGGTACAGTTTTTACAGTTTTTTCTTGGCACTGTGTATTATTAATCTCATTTTCTAGGCGTGAAAACAAATGGCCAGTGCCTTCGACGGTCTCGTTGCGAACTTACGGAGCCAACACCGCAGAGCATCAGCGATTGCACATCTGACAATATTCACAAAGCTGGAAATGTTGGGCTTTAATGAGACAACTTACGCCAAGGTGTCACTATCATCGAAAGCCTCATAGAAAACCTGTGGCGAATGGTCATGCCCTGTTAGCGAAAAGCCTAGACCCATTGAGGTCGCCCACGTGTGTGACAAGAGTGTCAACGTGGCTCGGTGTAGGGGCATGCCAGGATGTATGGGGTTTGGAGAACCGAATACTGAACCTGTAATGTTCTTTGACTTCATTGAATAGTGGTAGATCTGAGACATGCACCGGCCATGATGACGACGCAGTGAGACTTCTGGACAATATCAGATTTGCCCTTATGCATCCATGATATGCAAAAGGAATGACAAGATTGGACTCCTTAGTGTTACTGCACATTCATGCGTGCTGTTTTAGCCCGATCTAGTCTCTTTAGGTCGTGATATTGGCTGAAGCTGTGCTGCCTACCCCAGAAACGACAAGAGGAACATTGGGATGTCATGGCAGGGCCTCCAAATTGAGACACTTCGCTATGGGACGAATAATTGTCAATGTTTGGCGCATTTCAGGATATGCCAGGTTTTAAACACGAATAAGGTATGGCTGCAGGTATTAAGGATCTAGATACCTGTCAAGCTAAGAGAAGTGGCAGTATCGACAACGAGCCCGGGACCGATTTGCATTTGTATACCAATGACGGAACAAAATGCGCTCAGCCATATGTACGGGTTATGGTAGTACCATCTTGTTAAATTGCAATACCTGCAGGCGAAATCGAATCACGATCATCGCGTGGGCGCCTTCGCACCCTGTTTATGGTGTGGTACTGGCGTAGCGGTCAAGTACACCTCCATGGTCTCGTTTGGTGTAGCATATGGATTCAAATTTCATATCCATCATTATCCCACGTTCCAAACCGTTGAAATAACCCAAAGACGCCTATATCAACATCGGTCACGGAATGTCGAAGCTGAAGAGAGTTCGGACGGGCTGTCTTACATGCCGTGAACGTCATCTGAAATGCGATGAAGCAGCCCCTGATTGCGTCAACTGCCGCAAGAGTGGACGAAAATGCAAACGCGGTCTTCGGATTAGTTTTCTGGATATAACAGTGCACAATCCGACTAACCCTAGATGCCTCAATGCCTGCAAAGGTTAGCCCAGACTACCGCCTACCCTTATCCCAGTTTGCTAATCACGGCAaggtgaagctgttgagtTCTGTGACGAATCTCGTTTGATCGCCTCAGAGTATCGGGGCGGACTGCAGCGCTACAACAAAGCGGACAGCAAACATGAAGAACTGTCTAGATCAAACAAACCGGAGACACAGCCCAACACTGCCAGCCAAATGGCACCGGGCTGTCAAGAACCAAGTTCGACGGGGCGTCGCTCTAGTCGTACTCTACAGATGGATCGCTTTGCTATACGTAATGGCCCCATGAGGCACTCGACTCGTCGCGCCAGTATACccgacttcaacatgttCCATACAGAGGCAATGAAAGGATGCAAGGTGGCAACTAGCTATGCAGGTCAAAGAGATTGGCCACAGGCCCAAGACTTGTCTTTGAACGGAGCCTTCTACTCATATGAGCTTCCTATTCACACCGCTGCGAGTTTGATGAATACCAGAAGAGCCTCTCTGATTTGTCACGGATCGACAGACAGTCATGACTGGGACTCAGAGCCGGATGCCTCGATAGATGAGACAGACACCTACGACAGATTGCTCACCGGTGATCTTAGAGAGTTCATAGCAACTCAGGACGAACTTAGCTACATTCAAGCCTTTACAGATGGAATCGGAGTGTGGATGGACTCACTCAACAGTAGCAACCTCTTTACCCAGGTTATTCCCTGGTATGCGCTCAAGTCGCCAGTTCTTTTCCATTCACTGATGGCTTGCGGAGCAAAACAACTCTCCTTCAGTAAACCCGACCAACAACATAAAGCAACTGCGCTCTACAACACTGCTACAGCACAGCTCGTTCGACTACTTCAAAATCCGGATAGAAACATCATGGACTGCACAACGGCATCTATTCTCCTCAATGTATACGAGTTCATTTCAAATAAACCCATACAAAGAATGAGTCACATGGTTGGAGCAAGAGCACTTATTCGAGATTGCGGATGGAATTCTTCAAGCACGGGCATCCcggcagcttgcttctggCTGAGCATAGGCATAGAAGTCCTATATTGCTTGTCTATGAACTGGGCCGTCAGCTGGGATCCTGATAATTGGGGAATTGATTTAAATTGGAGCCGGGGCGAGAATGAATGCGATGGCGAGCTTCAGACTTGGGTTCACAGGTCGTTTTACACATTGGCCAAAGTTGTCAACTTTCGAGCGACATCCCTCGCTAGTCTTCCGTCTGATGCACACAGGGACCAAACTAGACTCTCAGGTCGTCTCTCTGAGTGGCAATCCCTCAAACAACTCTGCGACAACTGGAACGACTGCTGCCCAAGGTCCATGCGACCCGTAGGCTACTTGGCCATGAACAATGCGGACGAGCCATCAGTCTTCCCCAAATTTTGGTCAGTTGAACCCTAGGCGTGTACTCATACAGTACGTTAACACAAGACACCGCACACAGGCTGGCCCAAACATCCGCAATGCTAGGTAGAATATTCTATCACACAGCCCAATGCATTCTCGCACAAGTAAATCCAATAGAATCACCCGGAACGTCATCGGAGATGAAGGAACTTGAACAGCATCACGCCCGTCAGATTATGGGTATTGTGGCAAGCGGCCGTGATCGGTGTGTTACGGTTATGGCCGCTCAAGCCGTCAACATTGCCTTCCAATCATTGGCAGATAGAGAAGAACAagaggcagccttggcaattCTTCGCGAAGTCCAGGCAATCAACCATGGTACAGGCGCGAACGGACTTAAACAATCAACAATGTCGAATCAatggcccttggcagcacTGGACGCGGCGGAGCTGAGTACGTTCTCTGCGGCATCTCTTTCCTTTGGACAGCCTTGGCAAATTGCTGCGAGTACTTTGAACTTCATCCCAAGTACTTTCATGAACCATCTGGACGATAATGAACTCCCGATTGAAAATCCGTTACAATCGGCGTATTTTGGGCACCCCAACCAGCCGTACAAAACGTGGTATCAACCAGTGTGCGAAAATGGCATCAAACGCTTCAATTTTGAGATGTAGATTGTATATATATCAGTCTATGCTCTAATTTAGCGCAGGTGCTTTCTCGTCCCAATTGTTTGTATCAACTGGTAACGATGCGGTGGCAGGGCCACAAGTAGCGTCATGATCCTTTCTGTAGTCTATGCCGGGGGTATCGATTTTATCGTTCTTGTATGCAATGATCCATTTGTATGGTACGCTGTCTAAGATGATTTGGAAGACTCGCCACCTCCCGACGTGAAATTCATGCTGTAACCGCCACTATTCTCGTCCTTGACCATCTGGAAATTGTTGGTACTTAGGCCGAACGGTTTCAATATACCATCACCAAGGGTCTTCAACTTCCCCCACATTTCCGACATTTCCTTCTCCTGGGCTGCTTTCGTCCGAGGTGGCAGAGTCTTGAGCTGGCTACGGACTGTGCGAAGATCAGCTGGCCCTAACCCAGGCATGGCCGACAACGCCTTGTAGTCCTCCTCTGCACCGGAAAGGTTCTGCCAACCACCAGCTTCTGAACGAGCTCGAGCGCGTCGTAGCAAAGCCTTTGTGCGTATTCTCAGGATATCCGCCTTCCTCGCTTCCGCTGAGGACGGCTCAGGTTGTGGCGGCGGTGCGGGAGCAGCACGAGAGGCACCAGAGCTGATAATCTCCCCTTCAACGTCATCGTCCTTTTTTGATGTTTCTGAAGGCTTCTCTGCTTTCTTGGTACTTGAATCTGGCGTTTTCTCGCTGCTCGTTGAACCGGAAAGCTCAGGCTGCgtcttctccagctcaaccAGTCCGTCTAATGCTTTGGTGGCGATCTTGATGGCGTCTTTCCATTGCTCTAATTGCAGGTGGCAGGCGGCCATGTTGCTTTGAAGAACTGCCCGTTCATAGTGCAAGTAGTTGGGGCATGTGGACATGGCATCCTCGTATTTGGCGAGGGCATTTTCATAGTCCTTTGACGAGTAGAGAGCATTTGCTTCTGTCTTGAGCGAGTTTGCCTCGTCGACTAGAGCCTAGAGAATGTCATGTTAGTTTCTGAACACTATTTGCTTGACAGGTGAATCTGCAGGAAGTTCCGACTAGGCTGTTGACCCACCATTTTCAAGGGTTCTGGCTCAcctgttcttcttctggtgAAAACTTGACCGCTTTGTGGTCCGGGGCGGTGCCTGCTGGGCTGGGTTCAGAGGGTTTCGGGGCGTCCACGTcatctttgttctctttCGGGTCTGCCATGCTGGCCTGACTGAAGTGCCGCCGCGGCGAAATTGTAGGTGTGAGATGTAGTTGAGGTGTTGACagggttcaaatgttgcgtTGAGGcttgcctgcctgccttCACGGGGTAGGTGAGGTACGGAGGTATAGTGAGGTCAACGGCCAACAGtgaaggtcaactggtgcatgtggggaCTCCGCCATGAAATTCATGGGCCAATGTGAGTCGGGCGTGGGGGGTCTCTTtgtctgtctggttcaatgtttgtcTGCATGTGCCCAGCATTACGGAGTAGTTTGTCTCTAGTCTCTCTGAACTGCGTCCAAACATCAAATCAgtcttcatcaacctccgATAGTGGAGCCCCCTGAAAACCTGCGCCGGACAGGAGTCACAGTGTTTGGTTTCTCTGACCAGGGGGAAATTCACTCAAACCAGACATATTATAGACGTGTTTATCGACCGCTATTTACTTTCATCGAAGAAAAATATACTTATTACAATACGTTCCCACGTTCATGGTAGCTTGATTCAGTCTCACCTCGCACACTCAGACCTCCATCTCTCTCACCAAAAAGTGGTATccagaccaacaaccatCGTGAACTCAAGAACACCATGGCACCGAGAACTGAGTAAGTCCATGATCCTATTCTCTCAGTCCTTCATTTCTCCTTGATACATTTTACAATAGACCACATGCTGACCAACCTCCAAGTTTCCCTCCCGTCAGAGCTTGTCTCTTCGACATGGACGGCCTCCTCCTAGACACAGAAGATCTTTACACTCTCTGC
It encodes the following:
- a CDS encoding WD40 repeat-like-containing domain-containing protein (similar to Metarhizium robertsii ARSEF 23 XP_007818961.2): MANPAPAPKFILRGHKAAIHAAAFIRQNERLVTGDSEGFVVLWDLTIMRARAVWRAHENAILGIRGWGDDKVITHGRDHKLVVWKITQEDECSLSTALPLDGPDVDRRRPWVVHLLEVNTMNFCSFAACSSGHSQYSRFLGDSPEILIAVPNTLASEAVDIYTLPSQKRIHTVNPGAKNGMAMSLSLMHHESRLTLIAAFENGYTSVHQLTLEGDWVLTYKTQAHSQPILSLDPRPDLKCFFTSGADAIIAKHPIPTAPQEIAKPFNPKERVIEEIDDIPKPGNSLLSDALKEDGPKRRQGQETILEEWKHPRKVTNTKHSGQQSLEVRSDGTIFATAGWDSKIRLYSCKTLKELAVLKWHKDGAYAVSFSDVGPPPRQTDETHAETQDDSEEQQSENAVDLSRMSVRDRRVHRVKAAHWIAAGAKDGKVSLWDMY
- a CDS encoding C6 zinc finger domain-containing protein (similar to Metarhizium robertsii ARSEF 23 XP_007818962.2); the protein is MFHTEAMKGCKVATSYAGQRDWPQAQDLSLNGAFYSYELPIHTAASLMNTRRASLICHGSTDSHDWDSEPDASIDETDTYDRLLTGDLREFIATQDELSYIQAFTDGIGVWMDSLNSSNLFTQVIPWYALKSPVLFHSLMACGAKQLSFSKPDQQHKATALYNTATAQLVRLLQNPDRNIMDCTTASILLNVYEFISNKPIQRMSHMVGARALIRDCGWNSSSTGIPAACFWLSIGIEVLYCLSMNWAVSWDPDNWGIDLNWSRGENECDGELQTWVHRSFYTLAKVVNFRATSLASLPSDAHRDQTRLSGRLSEWQSLKQLCDNWNDCCPRSMRPVGYLAMNNADEPSVFPKFWLAQTSAMLGRIFYHTAQCILAQVNPIESPGTSSEMKELEQHHARQIMGIVASGRDRCVTVMAAQAVNIAFQSLADREEQEAALAILREVQAINHGTGANGLKQSTMSNQWPLAALDAAELSTFSAASLSFGQPWQIAASTLNFIPSTFMNHLDDNELPIENPLQSAYFGHPNQPYKTWYQPVCENGIKRFNFEM
- a CDS encoding tetratricopeptide repeat protein 1 (TTC1) (similar to Metarhizium acridum CQMa 102 XP_007810600.1) is translated as MADPKENKDDVDAPKPSEPSPAGTAPDHKAVKFSPEEEQALVDEANSLKTEANALYSSKDYENALAKYEDAMSTCPNYLHYERAVLQSNMAACHLQLEQWKDAIKIATKALDGLVELEKTQPELSGSTSSEKTPDSSTKKAEKPSETSKKDDDVEGEIISSGASRAAPAPPPQPEPSSAEARKADILRIRTKALLRRARARSEAGGWQNLSGAEEDYKALSAMPGLGPADLRTVRSQLKTLPPRTKAAQEKEMSEMWGKLKTLGDGILKPFGLSTNNFQMVKDENSGGYSMNFTSGGGESSKSS